The stretch of DNA CTCAGGAAATTGAAAGTGATGGTTAATGATGCAAAATGTGCTCTGCAGTGTATTGATGTCTGTATTACACGTCTTGATTAGCAGAAACCATGTAAATCAGCCAAAAAACAAGTTGCAAACAGCTTCCTCCAAATCTTTTCTCATAGCAAATTTTTGTGAAGAGTATAACAACTATGTATTTATCTCTCTAGGCTCCTCATACACCTATACCCAAACACATTTCTGCTAAAGTTACCTTTGTGGAGTAAAATAATGTCTCTGGAACTTAATTTTAAACCCTCTGGCGGTAGAAATAAGAGTTTCTCAAAACTGTCCTAGTCCCTAGGGGGAAGTCATTTAATCCAGGCCTCTAGTCAATATCACTAAATTTAGATAATGTGGTTATACAATATGTCATGCCAGTCCATTATGACAGCATTacaatttgtaaaaatgtaaaaaaaaataaaattaaaaaaaaaaaacctctaccAGTGAAAGGTTTACATAAACATTTTAATTCCTTAGAATCTTgtcacttttgtgtttttcccttCTGTTGTTCAAATAATAAATCTGATTGGTCAGACAGATGCATTTATCCCGTCACCTGAGAAAGATGAAGATGGCTTTCCGATAGGAAACCCCATCCAGGTTGTTATGGTACCCCAGGTACGGCTTTATGCTGTCAATCAAGCCAGGATGCATCTTGTCCATCTCATCGAAGATAAACATGGAGCGTTCACAGTTTCTGACATTGTCTTTGATCCGCTGCTGTAGCTGAGACTGAAGAGAAACAATGGCATATTGAATTCATAGTTCAAAGTCAATAGTTGACAGAAGTGTTTTAACTGTGTCTACTTTTTTTCATACCTTGTAGGTCCCAATTTTACTTTGGTGCGGGAAGTGAAGTTCAGATGTAAGCACATGAACGAAGCTGCTGTCCATTCCTTTCTTGTAAATATTGGCAGCAATCAGCTTACTAACAAAATTCTTTCCGATTCCACTCCACCCGTGCAGAGAGAGCACCAGGGGCTTATTTGGGTTTTTATCTCTCATGAATCCAATCACAGCTTTCAGGATGACGCGTGATGCAATGTGCTGTCCAAACAGTTTGCTTTCCAGGTCAACCTTGAAACCTAAAGAGTGCACAGCAGAAAGTCAACCGGACAGTTCTAACTTCATTTAACAAGTAATGACATAACCCAAAAGCTCACTGCCAGAGGTTCAGATACAGAAATCGGACACTCCAATGACATCACAATGGAcacaaatatcaaataaaacatgaattgaATTGCTTTTTATTATTCTTGACCTGACACAAAAATAACTTATATTGTTAAACAACCTGTCTTACCCTCCTCAGTTAGATTTTGGGTTTTGAAGGTAAATAATCACTTAAACTATGCCATAAATTATCCCCTAGACTCAAATACAATGTGAGGTTCATTTGAAAAATGTCCACAATGTCACGGCAAAATCTATTCCCTGTTTTCCCAGtcatcttctcttttctttgacAATTCCACGCATTCATCCTGAGGTTTTGTTAAGGGTGTTGCATCTATGTATTGTATAGTATGTGGGCTCTTGACTGTACAGTAGTAAATAATTGCAGAAGTGTCTCCCTTGGTTTGAAATAACTCTATATATACAGCATGAGGCATGAGCTTGAGGCATGTGAATGTGAAGACAGTTtacgtctcacacacacactcaccttctGCATCGAAGGATATCCATTCAGAATCACAGCTTTCACTTGGAGTGTAGATCTTCTCCATCAAGAATAtaagaaagtaaaaaagaaagaacaataaaaagaagaaaaatatttttactgAATTCCTTATGATAACCATCTAATTCCAGAAGTCAGACATTTTGTATCTTataaaacaaatccaaacaCGGTAAGACCTCAATGACTCAGCAGACCATTTTTATATGATAGCTTCCGTAAGGCAAACTTGTTGAACAGCATTTCATGAGCTGTTGTCAACCTGACCTGAAGCACCAGTTCACTATGTGCTTTTGGGTATTTGTAACTTTGTCTTATAAGAAAGCATATGATTATGTTGTAAAAACATAGTCATGTTCATATATACAGTTtatctatacagtatatatatatatatatatatatatatatataNNNNNNNNNNatatatatatatatatatatatatatatatatatttttaacatggTCAAAATCACATTTGCCAGTAGAGGGCAGTTGCACACTGCATATGGTAGTTTCTATGtggacaaaataaatgaatttggACTTTAACAAAAGGATTATTTCATTCATCTTTCTTGATAATCGTGATCCTCATTTTTAGTTACTAAATACAGTTTACATGTGTAAGAGATAAAAAAGGCTAATCTTGTTGGCTGCATAAAGCTACATGGCACTGGTGGCTGTTCATATTTTCTTCTTATAAAGATTCTGACAAGATCATGAAGTGCAGAGGGGACTGTGCAAGAAACTCAAACAGTCCCTCTATAGTCCCCTATTAAAACACAGTGATGTTTACAGATATGCAAAGAAATGAAGAAGCATCAAATGTTACATGAGTGTTAGGGTAATTATGGATACATATGTTTCCGAATAAATACAAGACAATCTAAGTTAAACTAAAGTTACTGGTCGGTATATCACTTCTTTCATATGAATGTGCCCTCAAAAGCTCTTTACCAACTAATACAAATGCAAaagcaaataaatgaaaataaataaaaaaaacacacaaagacaaaccaCCACTTATTGCCTTAAAGACTATGAACACAGTTACAGTATATAGTGTAACAAGTTAGCAaaatcatttttacaaaaacttaGCCTAACAAGGCTACAACCAAGTTGTTACGATGCTATGATTTAAagctacacacaaaaaaaggaaaatgccgCAGATAACTGTTCCCAAAGCCCTATCCCTCTCTAAACCCTTTCTTTGTCAGTTTCCCTGCTACAGTCTAGGCTGGACTGCAATACCAACACCTGCATTGTCCTCCTCAAGCCTTGTTCAATTAAAAAGCATCCTGAAAGTAATTCATAGTGTACCTCTGGATCAGTTTTGTGAAAGGAATGCACCTATAAGGAGCCAAAGATGAACTAAAACACTGGGCACGTTAAGTAAGGTTAAGTTTGTGACTTTAATGATAAATAATGCCCTCTCTTTGGCCCAATTTTTATTACAACATTAGAGTACATGATAGGTTTGATCATTATTAAAGACCACTATAGAAAgtgcatatatactgtacatgtcagaCCCTTAGGTCCCACTGAACCAGAGGTTTAAAGTCCACAAGAAGCATAAGGGAACATTGTATTGTAGCTTTGACATTTCTAATTCAGTACTGGCCAAAAATGACTCTTGACCTGATTATATTTGGGAAGATTGCCCTCTTAGAGAGCTTAGGCTGTGTCAGGAAAGGCCCACTGAGACAATGTATGCGATATCAGGCTAAATAGCATTATCTTGACATGACTTGATATATTTGAAATGGCAGACTCAAAATCTTCTGTAGATATTTTGACAATGTGAGGTAATACACTCTTTTTGCTTTGTGTCATGAGGTCATCCTCTCTGGGAACCCTTTTATTTCATGATTGTGTTTTTACAACATAATCATACGCTTTCTAATAATGAGACAAGCCTGAGACAGAGAGGCTTTATAGATACCAAATGTTTCCTTCAGTACCTCACCCTCTTTGCAGCCTCTGCAGCCCCTGGCTCTCATAGGTTTTGGCACACTTTGAGGATAGGATGTGGATTATGACACTGTATCCGAGAACAGTTTTGAAGCTAAtcttacagctggatatgtataGTCAATACAcggacaaaataaaatgtttataaagAGATAGAGCAAAAAGGTCAGCATCGTTGTGGGAAAACATTGGATACTCCTAAATGACAAAGTATGGACTCTAATAAGTAGTGCCATTTTAAACATGTCAACCATGTTTTAAACAAACTCAGTAAGTGAAGTAAAGAGCAGTGATACATTCAAATCAGGCTCTAGATACGTCTCCCTCCGTAGCACTCGGACTCCCAGTCTCCATGGCGCTGACTCCTGATCAGGATGGTGGTCATAAATCTGCCAACGCAGACTGTCTCCTGAGGCACAAGGCAAACAAAGGACCTTCGTTTTCTGCTTCTGCTGGTGtttttccttcctctcctccagcCTGTCTTTGTGGCGGCGTGTCCTTCCTGGTGTGGAAGAGGTCAAATGGTGTTCCTTGTGTTCCAGGATCAGAGCTCTTCCTCGAGTTCCTCAGGTCGGCTCTTCGGGGAAGGGAAAAGGCACAGCGAGGGGACCGTGACTCCTGACAAAGCCCAGACTCCCCCGTGGGCCCAGATAACTGAGGGAAAGGAGGGATTTGAGCTTCCTTCGATAATGCTGTGAAAGCTGTGAAAAAAGGCTTGAAAGCAGCCATACCCTTGTCCCTGCTTGAAGCACTTTCCTGTGTTATCTGTTAGAATCTGCGCAAGCATTTTATGAAACGCCAGATATCTCGTTTTTTTCCCAAGAAATTTACAGAGTAACAAACTTTTAAATGAGGTTATTTGACTATTCATTTCATGCGTTTACATGACTGGCTTGAAAAAAGGCCTGCTTCCAAGCAAGTCTTTAGTTTAGTCTTTGGTCATTAAATGAAAGTGTTGGACAAATTAGGCCCCTTCTACCTAACTTTAGGGCTTGAGAAGTCTGGGCATCTTCTCAATGATCATCAAGTGGGAAAGATTAACTTTGCCTGCAGAGTAAAAATGTCtattcactgtagatgttggaAAATAATTTGATGACTGACAAAATGTTTTGCCTGTTTTAAGATGTTTAACTCTGCAGTTCCCGGGTGGGAAAATCATATCATGTGCCTGAGTCAAGGTCTTTTATTCCCACTAATTTCTCCAGTGCTGGTTTATTCAGTGGTTAAAGAATTAGGGCACTTAAGGAGGAGTTGGAGCATTAAAGGGGGAAACTGAAGGGGCAGGTCAACCTCTAATCTCACTATAAACAGAGGGCACTGCCACCACACACTGACCCCCACTCCCCCTCTGTTCACCTCATCTAACCCTTGCCTTAACCCCCACCCTGTGGCAGCTCGGACTGGATGGCCACTTAAAAGAATCAAACCA from Etheostoma spectabile isolate EspeVRDwgs_2016 chromosome 16, UIUC_Espe_1.0, whole genome shotgun sequence encodes:
- the LOC116703919 gene encoding torsin-1A, with translation MVIIRNSVKIFFFFLLFFLFYFLIFLMEKIYTPSESCDSEWISFDAEGFKVDLESKLFGQHIASRVILKAVIGFMRDKNPNKPLVLSLHGWSGIGKNFVSKLIAANIYKKGMDSSFVHVLTSELHFPHQSKIGTYKSQLQQRIKDNVRNCERSMFIFDEMDKMHPGLIDSIKPYLGYHNNLDGVSYRKAIFIFLSNAGGESITQTALDFWKAGRDREEIELSDVETLLSSSAFNSKNYGLWHSGLIDENLVDFFVPFLPLEYRHVVQCVMAEMKTKGLRPDQNVADKMAKDLQYFPKSDKVFSVSGCKKICSRHHMYT